The Pirellulimonas nuda genome includes a region encoding these proteins:
- a CDS encoding transposase gives MSRSEAMGMGRRERDRQDVLFVTAEQLPKSQGHAFYKRLNRLLSEAGFDREVEKLCEPYYQPTGTRGRPSVPPGVYFRMLMVGYFEGIGSQRGIAWRCADSLSLREFLGVPLTEATPDHSTLSRVRDRLPLEVHQEVFRLVLQLAAQQGLLKGKTVAVDSTTLEADAAMKSIVRRDTGEDWKAYVIGLMKKEGVIEKEDEPSDDEVRRFDKKRKNKKVSNAEWVSTTDPSARITKLKDGRTHLAYKAEHVVDIDTELILAAEVYHGDHSDTKTLCDSVMEAQTHLSEAGLEAQIEEAVADKGYHAAEQLELVTSVGVRTYVPEPKRRGESRLSAKPVEQQRAVKGNRRRTKTAKNKRLQRLRSERVERSFAHVCDTGGSRRTWLRGIDKVRKRLLTSALVRNLGLVMRKLFGIGTPRGLQGEGGSAGLMQLAWLLIAAMKNLWDTHARLGARPTESRLQLLTVGGPQEYALRSTGC, from the coding sequence TTGAGCAGGAGCGAAGCGATGGGGATGGGAAGGCGAGAGCGGGATCGGCAGGACGTGTTGTTCGTGACGGCAGAGCAGCTGCCCAAGAGTCAGGGGCACGCGTTCTACAAGCGGCTCAATAGGCTGCTTTCCGAGGCGGGCTTCGACCGCGAGGTCGAGAAGCTGTGCGAGCCGTACTACCAGCCGACCGGCACGCGTGGGCGGCCGTCGGTCCCGCCGGGAGTCTACTTCCGGATGTTGATGGTGGGTTACTTCGAGGGGATCGGTTCACAGCGGGGCATCGCGTGGCGGTGCGCCGACAGCCTCAGCCTGCGGGAGTTCCTGGGCGTTCCGCTGACCGAGGCGACCCCCGATCACTCGACGCTCAGCCGGGTCCGCGACCGCCTGCCGCTAGAAGTCCACCAGGAAGTGTTCCGGCTGGTGCTGCAACTGGCGGCGCAGCAGGGGCTGCTAAAAGGCAAGACGGTAGCGGTCGATTCGACTACCCTTGAAGCCGATGCGGCGATGAAGAGCATCGTGCGGCGCGACACAGGAGAAGACTGGAAGGCGTACGTCATTGGCTTGATGAAGAAGGAAGGAGTGATCGAAAAAGAAGACGAGCCGAGCGACGACGAGGTCCGCCGTTTCGATAAGAAGCGGAAGAACAAAAAGGTCTCGAACGCCGAGTGGGTCAGCACGACCGACCCGAGCGCACGGATCACCAAGCTCAAGGACGGCCGCACGCATTTGGCGTACAAGGCGGAGCACGTGGTCGATATCGATACGGAGCTGATCTTGGCGGCAGAGGTCTATCACGGCGACCACAGCGACACGAAGACCCTCTGCGACAGTGTGATGGAGGCGCAGACGCACCTGTCAGAGGCTGGGCTGGAAGCGCAGATCGAAGAAGCGGTTGCCGACAAGGGCTACCACGCTGCCGAGCAGCTGGAACTGGTCACGTCGGTCGGGGTGCGGACGTATGTGCCGGAGCCCAAGCGCCGCGGCGAGTCGCGTCTGAGCGCCAAGCCAGTCGAGCAGCAGCGCGCGGTGAAGGGTAACCGCCGGCGGACCAAGACCGCCAAGAACAAACGGCTCCAGCGGCTGAGGAGTGAACGGGTCGAGCGCAGCTTCGCCCACGTGTGCGACACCGGCGGGTCACGCCGCACATGGCTGCGGGGGATCGACAAGGTGAGGAAGCGGTTACTGACGTCGGCGCTGGTGCGGAACCTGGGCCTGGTAATGCGGAAGCTGTTCGGGATCGGCACGCCGAGGGGCCTGCAGGGCGAAGGTGGCTCCGCCGGGCTTATGCAGCTCGCCTGGCTTCTCATCGCGGCGATGAAGAACTTGTGGGACACACATGCTCGCCTGGGAGCCCGGCCTACAGAGTCACGCCTCCAACTGCTCACAGTTGGCGGGCCGCAGGAGTATGCGCTTAGATCAACGGGCTGCTAG
- a CDS encoding leucine-rich repeat domain-containing protein, producing MKSLLQAGGHAGQGAGGEIGGIDLGQVQTPESWVNRFAACGTVRSASVGPARVDAQLAGAVARITTLQVLSARGSRVEAGALASLRGHSQLASLDLYQASFEDSELGGFKPQDGLASLDLSDSNVTDAALTQLCDAHKLTDLGLSQTDVTDAGVSALRELSSIQILGLASTAVTDECAQVLKQLPNLQNLDMSDTQFSGKGLRELLGCASLDRISLSGAKVSAEDAAEFVRLHTAKHRAADVRGRRDDDGFPVVVELAAR from the coding sequence GTGAAGTCCCTTCTTCAGGCCGGTGGACACGCCGGCCAGGGAGCTGGCGGCGAAATCGGCGGAATCGATCTTGGTCAGGTACAAACCCCGGAGTCGTGGGTGAACCGCTTCGCTGCTTGTGGCACGGTGCGATCAGCGTCTGTTGGTCCCGCGCGAGTCGACGCGCAGCTAGCGGGGGCGGTAGCGCGGATCACAACTTTGCAGGTGCTTTCGGCCAGGGGCTCGCGGGTAGAAGCGGGGGCGTTGGCGTCGCTGCGGGGGCACAGCCAGCTTGCGTCACTTGATCTCTACCAAGCGAGTTTTGAGGATAGCGAGCTCGGCGGTTTCAAGCCACAGGACGGGCTCGCAAGCCTTGATCTGAGTGATTCCAACGTAACTGATGCAGCTTTGACGCAGCTTTGCGATGCGCACAAACTGACGGACCTCGGCCTAAGTCAGACGGACGTTACCGATGCGGGCGTATCAGCATTGAGAGAATTGTCATCGATCCAGATCCTTGGCCTTGCGTCGACGGCAGTGACCGATGAGTGCGCTCAGGTTCTCAAGCAATTGCCCAATCTTCAGAACCTCGATATGTCTGACACACAGTTCAGCGGAAAGGGGCTCCGTGAGCTGTTGGGGTGCGCAAGCTTAGACAGAATCTCGCTGAGCGGCGCGAAAGTGTCGGCAGAAGACGCGGCAGAGTTCGTTCGTCTACACACTGCGAAGCACCGAGCCGCTGATGTGCGTGGACGCCGCGATGACGACGGCTTTCCCGTGGTGGTCGAGCTAGCAGCCCGTTGA
- a CDS encoding ISAs1 family transposase: MGAKASVRIAEHFEGLTDPRRREVTYPLVNIVAMALCAVLSGADDFVAIADWSREKKDWLARFLDMSSGVPSHDRFNAVFAAIKPAEFEKCLLSFITALHEVTEGQVIAIDGKTLRRSFDAASSKAPIHMVSAWASANHIALGQVVTDAKSNEITAIPKLLDILEIQGCLVTIDAMGCQREIAEQIVVGGGDYVLAVKGNQPNLHTAIKGFFAAHLEDDCSGIDCRRSESHEKGHGRQDDRYYYLAKLPDGFDEGSKWRGLKAIGLACRITTHADGTQTHDTRYYIASRYLSGQKFADAVRGHWAIENALHWQLDVTFGEDQCRIRKGHADANFSLLRRTALSLLKNNTSRKLGVKNKRLAAAWSDQYRLEVLCGR; encoded by the coding sequence ATGGGCGCCAAGGCGAGCGTGCGGATTGCGGAGCATTTCGAGGGCCTCACCGACCCGCGTCGGCGTGAGGTGACCTACCCGCTGGTGAACATCGTGGCGATGGCGTTGTGCGCGGTGCTGAGCGGGGCGGACGACTTCGTGGCGATCGCCGACTGGTCGCGGGAGAAGAAGGATTGGCTGGCGAGATTCTTGGACATGAGCAGTGGGGTCCCCTCGCACGACCGCTTCAACGCGGTCTTCGCGGCGATCAAGCCGGCGGAGTTCGAGAAGTGCCTGCTGAGCTTCATCACGGCGTTGCACGAGGTGACCGAAGGGCAGGTGATCGCGATCGACGGCAAGACCTTACGGAGGAGCTTCGACGCGGCGAGCAGCAAGGCGCCGATCCACATGGTCAGCGCGTGGGCGTCGGCCAATCACATCGCGCTGGGGCAGGTGGTCACCGACGCGAAGAGCAACGAGATCACGGCCATTCCCAAGCTGCTGGATATCCTAGAAATCCAGGGGTGTTTGGTGACGATCGATGCGATGGGCTGCCAGCGGGAGATCGCCGAGCAGATCGTCGTGGGAGGGGGGGACTACGTGCTGGCGGTCAAGGGGAACCAGCCCAATCTGCACACAGCGATCAAGGGCTTCTTCGCCGCCCACCTCGAAGACGATTGCAGCGGCATCGATTGCCGCCGCTCCGAGTCGCACGAGAAGGGGCACGGCCGGCAGGACGATCGCTACTACTACTTAGCGAAGCTTCCGGACGGGTTCGACGAGGGGAGCAAGTGGCGCGGGCTCAAGGCGATCGGCCTGGCGTGCCGCATCACGACCCACGCCGACGGAACACAGACGCACGACACCCGCTACTACATCGCCAGCCGCTACCTCAGCGGCCAAAAGTTCGCCGACGCGGTCCGTGGCCACTGGGCGATCGAGAACGCGTTGCACTGGCAACTAGACGTCACCTTCGGCGAAGACCAATGCCGCATCCGCAAAGGCCACGCCGACGCCAACTTCAGCCTGCTGCGCAGGACAGCGCTGAGCCTGCTCAAGAACAACACCTCACGCAAGCTGGGCGTCAAGAACAAACGCCTCGCGGCCGCATGGAGCGACCAGTATCGGCTTGAAGTCCTGTGCGGGAGGTGA